The proteins below are encoded in one region of Macrococcus armenti:
- a CDS encoding bifunctional metallophosphatase/5'-nucleotidase translates to MEVKLFHTNDIHSYLSNYHKIARYINDRRTEHPHMLYMDLGDHVDRSHPLTEATLGKANVKLLNDAQVDVVTIGNNEGITLDHESFNQLYSDATFPVTCCNLFDMSGNLPDNIRSSVILEKHGIKYGIVGATAEFTPFYKALGWDVTDPMSAIIREIHTLHEHVDVVIVLSHLGKFFDRQLAEACPEIDIILGAHTHHYFLQGEVVNGVLIGAAGRYGEYIGEMTLTFEGTTLICKSARLIDTNDLRNTDEDYYEMGANLLKTKISTEQLMLPRRLYSASYTTHLLLEALMKFTEGDCALINSGLIVQGYEGNNFTYYDLHTMLPHPINPVKITLTGRELKEIINMSMHHDHRDEIVKGFGFRGDLFGMYVWRNIGFIQSQQRYFIGTEEINNHRKYKLATLDMYTFGRFFPQFTQNEKRYYMPEFLRDIMETAIKNL, encoded by the coding sequence ATGGAAGTAAAGTTATTTCATACGAATGATATACATAGTTATTTATCGAATTATCATAAAATTGCACGCTATATTAATGATCGCAGGACGGAGCACCCACACATGCTTTATATGGATCTTGGCGATCATGTGGACAGAAGTCACCCTTTAACAGAAGCAACGCTCGGAAAAGCAAATGTGAAATTACTTAATGATGCACAAGTAGATGTTGTAACAATTGGAAATAATGAAGGTATAACGCTGGATCATGAGTCTTTTAATCAGTTATATTCGGATGCAACATTTCCTGTCACTTGCTGTAATTTGTTTGATATGTCGGGCAACTTACCAGATAACATCAGATCTTCTGTAATACTTGAAAAGCATGGAATTAAATACGGTATTGTTGGCGCTACTGCAGAATTTACGCCGTTTTATAAAGCGTTAGGGTGGGATGTTACTGACCCGATGTCCGCAATTATCCGTGAAATTCATACATTACATGAACACGTAGATGTTGTAATAGTTCTCAGCCATCTCGGGAAGTTTTTTGATCGTCAACTTGCTGAAGCATGTCCTGAAATTGATATTATTTTAGGTGCACATACGCATCATTACTTTCTACAAGGCGAAGTCGTAAATGGCGTATTAATTGGTGCTGCCGGAAGATATGGTGAATATATCGGAGAGATGACGTTAACATTTGAAGGGACTACATTAATTTGTAAATCGGCTAGGCTTATCGATACGAATGACTTACGTAATACCGATGAAGATTATTATGAGATGGGCGCTAATTTATTAAAAACTAAAATTTCAACAGAGCAGCTCATGTTGCCAAGAAGACTTTATAGTGCATCATATACAACGCATTTATTACTTGAAGCATTAATGAAATTTACTGAAGGCGACTGTGCATTAATCAATTCAGGATTAATTGTACAAGGATATGAAGGAAATAACTTTACATATTATGACTTGCATACGATGTTACCTCACCCGATTAATCCTGTGAAAATTACGCTAACAGGACGTGAATTGAAGGAGATTATTAACATGAGTATGCATCACGATCATCGTGATGAGATTGTTAAAGGTTTTGGATTTAGAGGGGACTTGTTTGGGATGTATGTATGGCGCAATATCGGTTTCATACAGTCACAGCAACGTTATTTTATTGGTACAGAAGAAATTAATAACCATAGAAAGTATAAACTTGCGACGCTCGATATGTATACGTTCGGACGATTTTTCCCACAATTTACGCAAAATGAAAAACGTTATTACATGCCGGAATTTTTAAGAGATATTATGGAAACAGCAATTAAGAATTTATAA
- a CDS encoding ABC transporter permease, translating to MTYFQITLAFIFVIIPLVMSSVLKLGLEKDIIIAAVRSTIQLMIIGYILTFVFDGNHPIYMLLMILLMITAATQNIIKKGEGIKGITWKIVLTLIIVEALTIGILTSFNIIPFEPRYIIPISGMMIGNAMVLSLLFLNRFLSELDQNDEQIELILSLGGTPKQAIHQVLMTSIKNSMIPTIESTKTMGLVQLPGMMSGQIIGGADPLVAAQLQLLIIFLLMTAATLSSVLVGFLSYPTLFNTRAQYIGKYYKTE from the coding sequence ATGACATATTTTCAAATAACACTCGCATTTATATTCGTAATTATACCGCTCGTCATGAGTAGTGTATTAAAGTTAGGTCTTGAAAAAGATATCATCATTGCAGCAGTACGCAGTACAATCCAGCTGATGATCATCGGATATATCCTCACTTTCGTATTCGATGGTAATCATCCGATTTATATGTTGTTAATGATTTTACTGATGATAACTGCAGCCACACAGAATATCATTAAAAAAGGCGAAGGCATTAAAGGCATTACGTGGAAAATCGTGTTAACACTTATTATCGTTGAAGCATTAACAATCGGAATATTAACAAGTTTTAATATCATTCCTTTTGAACCGAGATACATCATTCCAATTAGCGGTATGATGATCGGTAATGCCATGGTTTTATCTCTCCTTTTCTTAAATCGATTTTTAAGTGAATTAGACCAGAATGATGAACAGATTGAATTAATTCTATCACTTGGGGGCACACCGAAACAGGCAATTCATCAAGTTTTAATGACGAGCATTAAAAACTCTATGATACCAACGATTGAAAGTACAAAAACGATGGGCCTTGTACAACTGCCCGGCATGATGAGCGGTCAAATTATCGGCGGTGCAGACCCACTCGTTGCAGCACAACTTCAATTATTAATTATCTTTCTGCTTATGACAGCGGCAACATTATCGAGCGTTCTTGTAGGATTTTTAAGTTATCCAACGCTGTTTAATACACGTGCGCAATATATCGGAAAGTATTATAAGACTGAGTAA
- a CDS encoding serine hydrolase domain-containing protein, with protein sequence MMRITLNKRFNQKLKFHPVHEIDEYLLSVHFNGQIRIRNDEKVIMHESYGYKNLSFDPITYDTQFLSASIQKFITGIIIEQLIDEQKLNRTDRVARYIPHIASHILIEDLLLHISGLTRYKVYKDIHGLDEAVSLIEMCGATLPYHKFDYNDANFILLAKIIELVEKTPFRTVIYDRIIDKYQLEHSCFYDETYDATTGIHQYGEILIEDWHSDLDKYYGAGNMYMSLKDIDTLSQSFARYNIFNMDKTKEIVSPDRFQKQKYRSGISLRDNFLRIRGTLYAHDVVAYFNECTFIAVATNRESDLYKAEDILRQIIDTK encoded by the coding sequence ATGATGCGTATTACGCTTAATAAACGATTTAACCAAAAATTAAAGTTTCATCCTGTTCATGAAATTGATGAATATTTATTATCTGTCCACTTTAATGGGCAAATAAGAATACGCAATGACGAAAAAGTGATCATGCATGAAAGTTATGGATATAAGAACTTAAGTTTTGATCCTATCACGTATGATACACAATTTTTAAGTGCATCTATACAGAAATTTATTACAGGCATTATTATTGAACAGTTAATTGATGAACAAAAATTAAACCGAACAGATCGTGTAGCACGATATATTCCGCATATTGCCTCACATATATTAATAGAAGATTTACTACTTCATATTAGTGGGCTTACCCGGTATAAAGTATATAAAGATATACATGGACTGGACGAAGCGGTAAGTTTGATCGAGATGTGTGGAGCGACATTACCGTATCACAAGTTTGATTATAATGACGCAAATTTTATATTACTCGCAAAAATAATAGAACTTGTCGAAAAAACACCGTTCAGAACAGTTATATACGACAGAATAATCGACAAGTATCAACTCGAACATAGTTGTTTTTATGATGAAACGTATGATGCGACGACGGGCATCCATCAGTACGGTGAAATATTAATAGAGGACTGGCATAGTGATCTGGATAAGTATTATGGTGCTGGGAATATGTATATGTCACTGAAAGATATTGATACATTAAGTCAATCATTTGCGCGTTACAATATATTTAATATGGACAAGACGAAAGAAATTGTTTCGCCAGATAGGTTTCAGAAGCAGAAGTACAGAAGCGGAATATCATTGCGTGACAATTTTTTAAGAATTAGAGGTACGCTTTATGCACATGACGTTGTCGCGTATTTTAATGAATGTACATTTATAGCAGTAGCGACGAACCGTGAAAGTGATTTGTATAAGGCAGAAGATATACTACGACAAATAATTGACACAAAATAA
- the sufB gene encoding Fe-S cluster assembly protein SufB has protein sequence MAKKAPEVGDYKYGFHDKDVSIFRSERGLTEDIVREISKMKEEPQWMLDFRLKSLKQFYKMPMPTWGGDLSELNFDEITYYVKPSEHTERSWDEVPEEIKQTFDKLGIPEAEQKYLAGVSAQYESEVVYHNMQEDLEEQGIIFKDTDSALRENEDIFKEHFASVIPPADNKFAALNSAVWSGGSFIYVPKNVKLETPLQAYFRINSENMGQFERTLIIVDEGASVHYVEGCTAPVYTTNSLHSAVVEIIVKKDAYCRYTTIQNWANNVFNLVTKRTFVYENGTMEWIDGNIGSKLTMKYPACYLLGEGARGMTLSIALAGRGQVQDAGAKMMHMAPNTSSTIVSKSISKQGGKVVYRGIVHFGRKATGARSNIECDTLIMDNESTSDTIPYNEMLNDNISLEHEAKVSKVSEEQLFYLMSRGISEEEATEMIVMGFIEPFTKELPMEYAVEMNRLIKFEMEGSIG, from the coding sequence TTGGCAAAAAAAGCACCTGAAGTTGGAGATTACAAATATGGTTTCCACGATAAAGACGTATCGATTTTCCGTTCTGAAAGAGGATTAACTGAGGATATCGTACGTGAAATTTCAAAGATGAAAGAAGAACCACAGTGGATGTTAGACTTCCGCTTAAAATCATTAAAACAGTTCTATAAAATGCCGATGCCTACTTGGGGTGGAGATTTATCAGAACTTAACTTCGATGAGATTACGTATTACGTAAAACCATCTGAGCATACAGAGCGTTCATGGGATGAAGTACCTGAAGAAATTAAACAGACGTTTGATAAATTAGGTATTCCAGAAGCTGAACAGAAATATCTTGCAGGGGTATCAGCACAATATGAATCTGAAGTTGTTTACCATAACATGCAGGAAGATTTAGAAGAACAAGGTATTATCTTTAAAGATACGGATTCAGCATTACGTGAAAACGAAGATATCTTCAAAGAACACTTTGCATCAGTAATTCCACCTGCAGATAATAAATTCGCAGCGTTAAACTCAGCAGTATGGTCTGGTGGATCATTCATTTACGTACCTAAAAACGTAAAACTTGAAACACCACTTCAAGCATACTTCCGTATTAACTCTGAGAATATGGGTCAGTTTGAGCGTACATTAATTATCGTTGATGAAGGCGCAAGTGTACACTACGTTGAAGGTTGTACAGCTCCGGTATATACGACAAATTCATTACACTCAGCAGTCGTTGAAATCATCGTTAAAAAAGATGCATACTGCCGTTATACAACGATTCAGAACTGGGCAAACAACGTATTTAACTTAGTTACGAAACGTACTTTCGTTTATGAGAATGGTACGATGGAATGGATTGATGGAAACATCGGTTCTAAACTTACAATGAAATACCCTGCATGTTACTTATTAGGAGAAGGTGCACGTGGTATGACATTATCAATCGCATTAGCAGGACGTGGACAAGTTCAGGATGCTGGAGCGAAGATGATGCATATGGCACCGAATACTTCTTCTACAATTGTTTCGAAATCAATTTCAAAACAAGGTGGTAAAGTAGTATACCGTGGTATCGTTCACTTCGGACGTAAAGCAACAGGTGCACGTTCAAATATCGAATGTGATACTTTAATTATGGATAATGAATCAACTTCTGATACAATTCCATATAACGAAATGTTAAATGATAACATTTCATTAGAACACGAAGCGAAAGTTTCAAAAGTATCTGAAGAACAATTATTCTATTTAATGAGTCGTGGTATTTCTGAAGAAGAAGCGACTGAAATGATTGTAATGGGCTTCATTGAGCCATTCACGAAAGAATTACCAATGGAATATGCAGTTGAGATGAACCGTCTGATTAAGTTCGAAATGGAAGGCTCGATTGGATAA
- a CDS encoding serine hydrolase domain-containing protein: protein MKKFIVVILIVALWGGLFYQLIGKENRQLNTISQLSALSYKEWLKTSYKNTLKKQVDALIKKHHYNGTVYVTYHNETLIDKSYGFKDAAQTEPFDKNSMYLIGSSQKLITGIITKQLVDSGKIDVNAPVQNYVTNFIYPDIKIKDLILHRSGLVKFKNRNSNHGLDASIDEINQYGLGNVPIGSFLYNDANYIVLAKVIENVTGKTYKQNVEQRIFKKFHLKESAFFDDIKLKPYFVKGLKFINNTWQISEARGLDKFYGAGNIYMSPKDMGVLLNDLMQYKVLNKNQLDSISTPIIFNTDSAYRYGMYLKNGYYRTRGYFFGTDFVCLFNHHKVVVIATNKQIDKEIPNNEKLAREIFKLLK, encoded by the coding sequence ATGAAAAAGTTTATCGTTGTAATACTTATTGTTGCATTATGGGGAGGATTGTTCTATCAATTAATTGGTAAAGAAAATAGACAGTTGAATACAATCTCTCAACTATCAGCACTGTCATATAAAGAATGGTTAAAAACGAGTTACAAAAATACACTAAAAAAGCAAGTTGATGCATTAATAAAAAAGCATCATTATAACGGAACTGTATATGTGACATATCATAATGAGACATTGATTGATAAATCTTATGGGTTCAAAGATGCTGCACAGACTGAACCATTCGACAAAAACAGTATGTACTTAATCGGTTCGAGTCAAAAATTAATTACAGGAATTATTACGAAGCAGCTCGTTGATAGTGGAAAAATAGATGTGAATGCACCAGTTCAGAATTATGTTACAAATTTTATTTATCCAGACATAAAAATAAAAGATTTAATTCTTCATCGCTCAGGTTTAGTAAAATTCAAGAATAGAAATAGTAATCATGGATTAGATGCATCGATTGATGAGATTAATCAGTATGGTTTAGGAAATGTTCCGATTGGGTCATTCTTATATAATGATGCAAACTATATTGTTCTTGCGAAAGTAATTGAGAATGTAACAGGAAAGACATATAAACAAAATGTTGAACAACGTATTTTTAAAAAATTTCATTTAAAGGAATCTGCATTTTTCGATGATATAAAGTTAAAACCTTACTTTGTTAAAGGCTTAAAATTTATTAATAACACATGGCAAATTTCAGAAGCAAGAGGTCTTGATAAGTTTTATGGTGCTGGCAATATTTATATGTCCCCGAAAGATATGGGAGTTTTATTAAATGATTTAATGCAATATAAAGTTCTGAATAAAAATCAGTTAGATTCTATATCAACTCCGATAATATTTAATACAGATTCAGCATATCGCTACGGAATGTATTTAAAAAATGGATACTACAGAACAAGAGGATACTTTTTTGGAACAGATTTTGTATGTTTATTCAATCATCATAAAGTCGTAGTAATAGCAACGAATAAACAGATAGATAAAGAAATTCCGAATAATGAAAAACTTGCACGAGAAATTTTTAAATTACTAAAATAA
- a CDS encoding DUF72 domain-containing protein, translating to MIYIGLTGWGDHDLLYEDLTNKSDKLFHYAAHFPIVELDATYYSLQPERNIRKWINETPDNFKFIVKIHQALTGHNDISKFAPSKEVLISQFRQMVEPLFKVGKLGCVLIQFPPWYECSTININYIIYLKQHLRPLPLCIEFRHDSWFTDEMKEHTLNFLYDQGLIHSVCDEPQAGHGSIPFVNRVTHEVALMRLHGRNVAGWTKKDLTDDEWRDVRYLYDYNDKELKSIAQSLQILDYKAKDVYCLFNNNSGGHAAKCAKRMCELLNIEYTGLNHKQLKLF from the coding sequence ATGATTTATATAGGATTAACAGGTTGGGGAGATCATGATTTATTATATGAAGATTTAACGAATAAATCGGATAAATTATTTCATTACGCTGCACATTTTCCTATCGTTGAATTGGATGCGACTTACTATTCGCTCCAGCCTGAACGCAATATTCGCAAATGGATAAATGAAACCCCGGATAATTTTAAGTTCATCGTTAAAATTCATCAAGCCTTAACAGGGCATAATGATATTAGCAAGTTTGCACCGAGTAAAGAAGTTTTGATCAGTCAGTTCAGACAAATGGTGGAACCACTATTTAAAGTGGGTAAACTCGGCTGTGTACTCATTCAGTTTCCCCCATGGTATGAATGTTCTACTATTAATATTAACTATATTATATATTTAAAACAACATCTTCGCCCTTTGCCATTATGTATCGAATTCAGGCATGATAGCTGGTTTACGGATGAAATGAAAGAACATACGCTGAATTTTCTGTATGACCAGGGGCTCATACATTCAGTTTGTGACGAACCACAGGCAGGACATGGTTCAATTCCTTTCGTCAATCGTGTAACGCATGAAGTAGCATTGATGCGACTGCACGGCAGAAATGTTGCAGGTTGGACGAAGAAAGATTTAACAGATGATGAGTGGCGGGACGTAAGATATTTATATGATTATAATGATAAGGAGCTGAAATCTATCGCGCAGTCATTACAAATTCTTGATTATAAAGCGAAAGATGTCTACTGCTTATTTAACAACAACTCTGGGGGACATGCCGCGAAATGTGCAAAGCGCATGTGCGAACTATTAAATATTGAATATACAGGACTCAATCATAAGCAACTGAAATTATTTTAG
- the lipA gene encoding lipoyl synthase, giving the protein MATKNEEILRKPEWLKIKLNTNKSYTGLKKMMREHNLNTVCEEAKCPNIHECWAERKTATIMILGAICTRACRFCAVKTGLPNELDLNEPERVAESVRLMNLKHVVITAVARDDLKDGGAHVYAETIRKVREVNPYTTIEVLPSDMGGSIENWETLMAAKPDILNHNIETVRRLTPRVRARATYDRSLEVLRRSKELYPDIPTKSSLMVGLGETTEEIYEVMDDLRANGVDIMTIGQYLQPSRKHLKVQKYYTPLEFGKLRKVAMEKGFKHCQAGPMVRSSYHADEQVNEAAKEKHRLGELSNK; this is encoded by the coding sequence TTGGCGACAAAGAATGAAGAAATACTAAGAAAACCCGAATGGTTAAAAATTAAACTTAATACAAATAAGAGCTATACAGGCTTAAAGAAAATGATGCGTGAGCATAATTTAAATACAGTATGTGAAGAAGCAAAATGTCCGAACATCCATGAGTGCTGGGCTGAGCGTAAAACTGCAACAATTATGATATTAGGTGCAATTTGTACACGTGCATGTCGCTTCTGTGCAGTAAAAACAGGTTTACCGAACGAACTCGACTTAAATGAGCCGGAACGTGTAGCCGAATCAGTGCGTTTAATGAACTTGAAACACGTTGTAATTACAGCAGTTGCACGTGACGATTTAAAAGACGGCGGGGCACATGTATACGCTGAAACAATTCGCAAAGTTCGTGAAGTAAATCCATATACGACGATTGAAGTATTACCTTCAGACATGGGCGGAAGCATCGAAAACTGGGAAACTTTAATGGCAGCAAAACCGGATATTTTAAACCATAATATCGAAACGGTTAGACGATTAACGCCGAGAGTTCGTGCGCGTGCAACATATGACCGTTCATTAGAAGTATTGCGCCGTTCAAAAGAACTTTATCCAGACATTCCGACGAAATCAAGTTTAATGGTAGGACTTGGAGAAACAACTGAAGAGATATATGAAGTAATGGATGATTTACGTGCAAACGGTGTAGATATTATGACAATCGGTCAATATTTACAACCAAGCCGTAAACATTTAAAAGTTCAGAAGTACTATACACCATTAGAATTTGGTAAATTACGTAAAGTTGCGATGGAAAAAGGATTCAAACATTGTCAGGCTGGTCCGATGGTACGAAGTTCTTACCATGCAGATGAGCAGGTAAATGAAGCAGCGAAAGAAAAACATCGTTTAGGTGAGCTTTCTAATAAGTAG
- a CDS encoding DUF3055 domain-containing protein, whose protein sequence is MIDLFLYDDEEQAKVRFVSFVGDSRHDLTLVQTDRHYGKTIVLNTQSNKFGIIGRDDLEEPGYIEHALGVSENDAMEIKSFLYDVIL, encoded by the coding sequence GTGATAGATTTATTTTTATATGATGATGAAGAACAGGCAAAAGTTCGTTTTGTTAGTTTCGTAGGCGACTCAAGACATGATTTAACGTTAGTTCAGACAGACAGACATTACGGTAAAACAATCGTACTGAATACACAGTCTAATAAATTTGGGATTATCGGTCGTGATGACCTCGAAGAACCTGGGTACATTGAACACGCACTTGGTGTTAGTGAAAATGACGCAATGGAAATTAAAAGCTTTTTGTATGATGTAATTTTATAA
- a CDS encoding sulfite exporter TauE/SafE family protein: MTIQAIVILIILGLFSSIIGAIVGIGGGIIIVPTLIYLGIDAGIIDGITPQKAIGTSTVILISTGLTAAIGYMKNKQADLKNALIFMIGIIPGALIGAHLSQYLTLHSFNLYFGIFLIIMSIVLLVRDKIKPIKLFQSAAHMKTFTDAEGKTYEYSIAPIPAIIATFFVGCLTGLFGIGGGALMTPLMIIVFRFPPHIAVGTSMIMIFVSSITGAVSHMVQGNIIWIYAIILILASFIGAKLGVTINKRMKSSSVVTMLRVILMLLGMYLIIKSLIS, from the coding sequence ATGACTATACAGGCAATCGTAATACTCATTATACTCGGACTATTTTCAAGCATTATCGGTGCAATCGTCGGTATCGGTGGTGGTATTATTATCGTTCCGACTTTGATTTATTTAGGTATTGATGCAGGCATAATAGATGGCATTACACCTCAGAAAGCAATCGGTACTTCAACAGTAATCCTTATTTCAACAGGGCTTACAGCAGCAATTGGATATATGAAAAACAAACAGGCAGACTTAAAGAATGCGTTAATCTTTATGATTGGTATTATACCTGGAGCGCTTATAGGTGCACATTTAAGTCAGTATTTAACGTTACATAGTTTCAACTTATACTTCGGAATATTTCTCATTATTATGAGTATCGTTTTGTTAGTCCGCGATAAGATTAAGCCGATTAAATTATTTCAGAGTGCTGCGCATATGAAAACATTTACAGATGCTGAAGGCAAAACGTATGAATATAGTATCGCACCTATCCCGGCAATTATTGCGACATTTTTTGTAGGGTGTTTAACAGGTCTGTTCGGAATCGGTGGTGGTGCACTGATGACACCGCTAATGATCATTGTATTTCGTTTTCCACCACATATTGCTGTCGGTACGAGTATGATTATGATATTTGTATCAAGTATTACTGGTGCAGTAAGCCATATGGTACAAGGAAATATTATTTGGATTTATGCCATCATATTAATATTGGCTAGTTTTATCGGTGCGAAACTTGGTGTTACAATTAATAAACGAATGAAATCATCTTCAGTCGTAACGATGTTAAGAGTTATACTGATGTTATTAGGAATGTATCTCATCATTAAAAGTCTGATTAGTTAG
- a CDS encoding ABC transporter ATP-binding protein produces the protein MTEIKLENIDFNINDKYILKDVTTTFQSGKITALIGPSGAGKTTLLKLINGLRSPSSGNIYIDDKAIDTFNLVALKKQIGMALQSAPMIQGTVYDNLNLPRIIFNDTLNKNDALKLLQQVNLDNISLVTDVKSLSGGQRQRLSIARTLVNKPEVLLLDEITSSLDPASVKEVEALIRQICDTFHVTIIWITHDVEQAKRITDEYCMLKDGQFVISGHSNELETTEHEVLRAFLEGEIE, from the coding sequence ATGACAGAAATAAAATTAGAAAATATCGATTTTAATATAAACGATAAATATATATTAAAAGATGTAACAACTACATTCCAATCCGGTAAGATTACTGCACTCATCGGTCCATCTGGTGCGGGTAAGACGACGCTCCTGAAATTAATTAATGGTCTGAGAAGTCCGAGCAGTGGCAATATTTATATTGATGACAAAGCAATCGACACATTTAATTTAGTAGCGTTAAAAAAGCAAATCGGAATGGCACTTCAAAGTGCACCAATGATACAAGGGACTGTATATGACAATTTAAACTTACCGCGCATTATTTTTAATGATACATTAAATAAAAATGACGCCTTAAAACTTCTGCAGCAAGTAAACCTTGATAACATTTCGCTCGTCACTGATGTTAAATCATTATCCGGAGGACAGAGGCAGCGTCTGTCTATCGCTCGAACGCTCGTCAATAAACCTGAAGTATTACTGCTTGATGAAATCACTTCAAGTCTCGACCCAGCGAGTGTAAAAGAAGTAGAAGCATTGATCAGACAAATATGCGATACGTTTCATGTAACAATCATCTGGATTACGCATGATGTAGAACAGGCAAAGCGAATAACAGATGAATACTGTATGTTAAAAGACGGTCAATTTGTTATATCAGGACATTCAAATGAACTTGAAACGACTGAACATGAAGTACTGAGAGCATTTTTAGAAGGAGAAATCGAATGA
- a CDS encoding magnesium transporter CorA family protein — MITTYINSEEGTIIKAEKYYTNNWVNLVMPSREEMEEVAEAFDFPIEFLEDPLDPEEGARIEYDEDSNSTLVITDFPVLDKNIRQTESYITVPIGIILSKGYIITICSREHDLFNKIVNLTFDLRMKSRFLLEVMLTVATKYNNTLKKINRERIKIEANLRHSLTNKQLYELMEIEKSLVYFLTSLTANGDTIKKIFRSRSLKLYEEDKELLEDLMIENTQALNTTELYTRILESITGSYSSLIANEMNNIMRVLTLFTVFLTIPTLVFSFFGMNVDLPKLTWYGTIGVALTLMLLTFITLYKRKMFK, encoded by the coding sequence ATGATTACTACATATATTAATTCAGAAGAAGGCACAATTATTAAAGCAGAGAAGTACTATACGAACAACTGGGTTAACCTTGTCATGCCTTCCCGTGAAGAAATGGAAGAAGTTGCGGAAGCATTTGATTTTCCAATCGAATTTCTTGAGGATCCACTAGATCCTGAAGAAGGTGCACGTATTGAATATGACGAAGATTCTAACAGCACGTTAGTTATTACAGATTTTCCGGTGCTTGATAAAAATATTAGACAGACAGAATCTTATATTACTGTGCCGATCGGTATCATATTAAGCAAAGGATATATCATTACAATTTGTTCAAGAGAGCATGATCTATTTAATAAAATTGTAAATTTAACATTTGATTTGCGAATGAAATCAAGATTTTTACTTGAAGTGATGCTTACAGTAGCGACGAAATATAACAATACGCTAAAGAAAATCAATCGCGAGCGAATTAAGATAGAAGCGAATTTAAGACATTCTTTAACGAATAAACAGCTATATGAATTAATGGAAATTGAGAAAAGTTTAGTATATTTTTTAACGTCACTTACTGCAAACGGTGATACGATAAAGAAGATTTTCAGATCGCGTTCTTTAAAACTATATGAAGAAGATAAAGAATTGCTGGAAGATTTAATGATTGAAAACACGCAGGCATTAAATACGACTGAACTTTATACACGTATCCTTGAAAGTATTACAGGTTCATATTCATCATTAATTGCAAATGAAATGAATAATATTATGCGTGTATTAACGTTGTTTACAGTATTTTTAACAATTCCGACACTTGTATTCAGCTTCTTCGGAATGAACGTAGATTTACCTAAATTAACGTGGTATGGTACGATAGGCGTTGCACTAACGTTGATGCTTTTAACGTTTATAACTTTATATAAAAGAAAGATGTTTAAATAA
- a CDS encoding YutD family protein has translation MIQTGQHYFEVIENHRDAFNQEMFDHRYSEILDRYPYIVGDIGYEQLRLRGFFDDNKKGADVNKRFSTIQDYLLEYCNFGCAYFVLRRLNEHEIVQHFGADVIISSDDTTELDVKETESIADENIELEIIEETETTVVISEDKTFKYFQK, from the coding sequence ATTATACAGACAGGACAACATTACTTTGAAGTAATAGAGAATCATAGAGATGCATTTAATCAGGAAATGTTTGATCACCGCTATTCAGAAATATTAGATCGTTATCCTTATATCGTTGGTGATATCGGATATGAACAATTAAGATTACGTGGATTTTTCGATGATAATAAGAAAGGCGCAGACGTAAATAAGCGATTTTCTACGATACAGGACTACTTATTAGAATACTGTAATTTTGGATGTGCTTATTTTGTACTCCGACGATTAAATGAGCATGAAATCGTGCAGCATTTCGGAGCAGACGTCATAATTTCATCAGATGATACGACAGAACTTGATGTGAAAGAGACAGAAAGTATTGCAGATGAAAATATCGAACTTGAAATAATAGAAGAAACAGAAACGACTGTTGTTATATCTGAAGATAAAACATTCAAATACTTTCAAAAGTAA